A section of the Bradyrhizobium oligotrophicum S58 genome encodes:
- a CDS encoding phytoene/squalene synthase family protein yields MSWQEDIAICRRSLRGGSKTFFAASKVLPRAVGDPAIALYAFCREADDAVDGPGRRVDAIEVLHERLDRIYDGAPDDSPVDRALAGVVAQFAIPRALPEALLEGLAWDAQGRRHETLSDVLAYAVRVAGTVGVMMSLLMHRRAPETIGRACDLGIAMQLTNIARDVGEDARAGRLYLPRQWLREAGLDVDTWLVAPFFDDRIGRVTARLLAVADVFYARAAAGIGDLPWACRPGIHAARLIYADIGREVARAEFDSLSQRAFVSTARKLQLLGKAALVSLVQEQCSLAPARPEAHVLIAAVIAADAQRPHAISPQRRTAQDRALWVIDLFERLERRDQLSRSGRTS; encoded by the coding sequence ATGAGCTGGCAAGAGGACATCGCGATCTGTCGTCGGTCGTTGCGGGGCGGATCGAAGACGTTCTTTGCCGCGTCGAAAGTCCTGCCGCGCGCGGTCGGCGATCCCGCCATCGCGCTCTACGCGTTCTGCCGCGAGGCCGATGATGCGGTCGATGGTCCCGGCCGCCGCGTCGATGCGATCGAGGTGCTGCACGAGAGGCTCGACCGGATCTACGACGGCGCGCCGGACGACAGCCCCGTCGATCGTGCCCTCGCCGGCGTCGTGGCGCAGTTCGCAATTCCGCGCGCGCTCCCGGAGGCGCTGCTCGAAGGTTTAGCCTGGGACGCCCAGGGCCGCCGCCACGAGACATTGAGCGACGTGCTCGCCTATGCCGTGCGCGTCGCCGGCACGGTCGGCGTGATGATGTCGCTGTTGATGCATCGGCGCGCCCCGGAGACGATCGGGCGGGCCTGCGATCTCGGCATCGCCATGCAGCTCACCAACATCGCCCGCGACGTCGGCGAGGACGCGCGCGCCGGCCGGCTCTATCTGCCGCGGCAATGGCTGCGCGAAGCGGGGCTCGATGTCGACACCTGGCTGGTCGCGCCGTTCTTCGACGATCGGATCGGTCGCGTCACCGCGCGGCTCCTTGCCGTCGCGGACGTGTTCTACGCGCGCGCCGCGGCCGGGATCGGCGATCTGCCCTGGGCCTGCCGGCCCGGCATTCACGCCGCGCGGCTGATCTATGCCGACATCGGCCGCGAGGTCGCGCGCGCTGAATTCGACTCGCTGTCGCAGCGTGCCTTCGTGTCGACCGCGCGCAAGCTGCAACTGCTCGGCAAGGCGGCACTGGTGTCGCTGGTCCAGGAGCAATGTTCGCTGGCGCCGGCGCGGCCCGAGGCGCATGTCCTGATCGCAGCCGTGATCGCGGCGGACGCGCAACGCCCCCACGCCATCTCGCCACAGCGCCGGACCGCGCAGGATCGCGCATTGTGGGTGATCGACCTGTTCGAGCGGCTGGAGCGGCGCGATCAGCTGTCGCGTTCGGGGCGGACGTCATAG
- the bchO gene encoding alpha/beta fold hydrolase BchO, translated as MSDKPNWSVDGKDWPNRAASRFVEAAGLRWHVQVMGDGPVALLAHGTGAATHSWRDLAPLLATHFTVVAPDLSGHGFTSTPHWQRLSLDGMSRDLAGLCDKLAVKPDIAIGHSAGAAVLTRMTLDGLIAPKLIVSLNGAYLPFGGLAAQFFSPLAKMMALNPLVPRLFSWRGRDPAAVHRLLKGTGSTLDATGERLYRRLVGSPGHVGAALEMMANWDLHPLLRDLPRLETGLLLIAATHDRAIPPDVAQRVRQLVPQAQFELIEGLGHLAHEEQPARIAGMIVAAAERAGVLAVQQEMSI; from the coding sequence ATGAGTGACAAGCCGAACTGGAGCGTCGACGGCAAGGACTGGCCCAACCGCGCGGCCAGTCGCTTCGTCGAGGCTGCCGGCCTGCGCTGGCACGTGCAGGTCATGGGCGATGGGCCGGTCGCGCTGCTCGCCCACGGCACGGGAGCAGCGACCCATTCCTGGCGCGACCTCGCGCCGCTGCTTGCCACGCATTTCACCGTCGTCGCGCCGGACCTGTCCGGCCACGGCTTCACCTCGACGCCACATTGGCAGCGGCTGTCGCTGGATGGCATGTCGCGCGATCTCGCCGGCCTCTGTGACAAGCTCGCGGTGAAGCCCGACATCGCCATTGGTCATTCCGCGGGCGCCGCTGTTCTCACCCGCATGACGCTGGACGGCCTGATCGCGCCGAAGCTGATCGTCAGCCTCAATGGCGCCTACCTCCCGTTCGGCGGGCTCGCCGCGCAGTTCTTCTCGCCGCTCGCCAAGATGATGGCGCTCAATCCCCTGGTGCCGCGGCTGTTCTCATGGCGTGGCCGCGATCCGGCGGCTGTGCATCGGCTGCTGAAGGGCACCGGCTCGACACTCGATGCGACCGGCGAGCGGCTGTATCGGCGGCTGGTCGGCAGCCCCGGTCATGTCGGCGCCGCGCTGGAGATGATGGCGAACTGGGACCTGCATCCCCTGCTGCGCGACCTGCCGCGGCTCGAGACCGGCCTGCTCCTGATCGCCGCCACGCACGACCGGGCCATCCCGCCCGACGTGGCGCAGCGCGTTCGCCAATTGGTGCCGCAAGCGCAGTTCGAACTCATTGAGGGCCTTGGTCATTTGGCGCATGAGGAGCAGCCGGCCCGGATCGCCGGAATGATCGTCGCGGCCGCTGAGCGGGCCGGCGTGCTTGCAGTGCAACAGGAAATGTCAATCTAG
- a CDS encoding phytoene desaturase: protein MLDVSTIKAAVPAELGDRPHAVVIGSGFGGLAAAVRLGARGYRVTVFEQLDAPGGRAYVHRQDGFTFDAGPTIVTAPFLFEELWQLCGRKMSDDVTLKPISPFYRIRFDDGTVFDCSADPAAMRAEVNRISPGDVDGYERFMKASEAIFKVGFEELGDVPFLSLLDMAKIAPAMIKLQSFRSVYGLVSQHVRDERLRVILSFHPLLIGGNPFTTTSIYCLIAYLERRWGVHFAMGGTGALVTGLVSLIEGQDGQVRCSTPVAEITTSNGIASGVRLNSGETIAADVVVSNGCAAWTYKHLLPSVPRRRWTDTRIDRARYSMSLFVWYFGTKRRYGDVAHHTILLGPRYRGLLDDIFRRKVLADDFSLYLHRPTATDPSLAPDGCDAFYVLSPVPHQESGIDWAATAEPFRKRIEEALSDTLLPDLAGQIVTSRLLTPDDFEHRLSSYRGAAFGLEPVLMQSAWFRPHNKSEEVERLYLVGAGTHPGAGLPGVLSSARVLDDLVPAPHELERR, encoded by the coding sequence ATGCTCGACGTCTCCACCATCAAGGCCGCCGTTCCGGCTGAGCTCGGAGACCGGCCGCATGCGGTCGTGATCGGCTCCGGCTTCGGCGGTCTCGCCGCCGCCGTCCGGCTCGGTGCGCGCGGCTATCGCGTCACCGTGTTCGAGCAGCTCGATGCGCCGGGCGGCCGCGCCTATGTGCATCGCCAGGACGGCTTCACCTTCGACGCCGGCCCGACCATCGTCACCGCGCCGTTCCTGTTCGAGGAGCTGTGGCAGCTGTGCGGGCGCAAGATGTCCGACGACGTCACGCTCAAGCCGATCTCGCCGTTCTATCGCATTCGGTTCGACGACGGCACCGTGTTCGACTGTTCGGCCGATCCTGCAGCGATGCGGGCCGAAGTGAACAGGATTTCGCCCGGCGACGTCGACGGCTACGAGCGTTTCATGAAGGCGAGCGAGGCGATCTTCAAGGTCGGCTTCGAGGAGCTCGGCGACGTGCCGTTCCTGTCGCTGCTCGACATGGCCAAGATCGCGCCGGCGATGATCAAGCTGCAGAGCTTTCGCTCGGTCTACGGCCTCGTCTCCCAGCATGTGCGCGACGAGCGGTTGCGCGTGATCCTCAGCTTTCATCCGCTGCTGATCGGCGGCAACCCGTTCACCACGACGTCGATCTATTGCCTGATCGCCTATCTCGAGCGCCGCTGGGGCGTGCACTTCGCGATGGGCGGCACCGGTGCGCTGGTGACCGGGCTCGTCAGCCTGATCGAAGGGCAGGACGGCCAGGTGCGCTGCTCGACCCCCGTTGCCGAGATCACGACCAGCAACGGCATCGCCTCCGGCGTGCGGCTCAACTCCGGCGAGACGATCGCGGCCGATGTCGTCGTCTCCAATGGTTGCGCCGCCTGGACCTACAAGCATCTGCTGCCATCGGTGCCGCGGCGGCGCTGGACCGACACGCGCATCGACCGCGCGCGCTATTCGATGAGCCTGTTCGTCTGGTACTTCGGCACGAAGCGCCGCTACGGCGACGTCGCGCATCACACCATCCTGCTCGGTCCGCGTTATCGCGGCCTGCTCGACGACATCTTCCGCCGCAAGGTGCTGGCGGATGATTTCAGCCTTTATCTGCATCGTCCGACCGCGACCGATCCGTCGCTGGCGCCTGATGGCTGCGATGCCTTCTACGTGCTGTCGCCGGTGCCGCATCAGGAGAGCGGCATCGACTGGGCGGCTACTGCGGAGCCGTTCCGCAAGCGCATCGAAGAGGCGCTGAGTGACACGCTACTGCCCGATCTCGCCGGGCAGATCGTGACATCCCGGCTGCTGACGCCCGATGATTTCGAGCATCGCCTGTCGTCCTATCGCGGCGCGGCCTTCGGGCTGGAGCCGGTGCTGATGCAGAGCGCCTGGTTCCGGCCGCACAACAAGAGCGAAGAGGTCGAGCGGCTGTATCTGGTCGGGGCCGGCACCCATCCCGGCGCCGGCCTGCCGGGCGTGCTGTCGTCGGCGCGGGTGCTCGACGATCTCGTGCCGGCACCGCATGAACTGGAGCGCCGATGA
- a CDS encoding carotenoid 1,2-hydratase — translation MFSPYYAWARRRGPADPDNHCALNVALYGARARRWSMTERGRRAIARDESRLAIGPSRLAWNGRELAIDINEVTVPWPLPLRGKVRVVPTALNEIAFTLDAEGRHRWQPIAPCCRVSVDFDHPDLHWRGDGYFDLNHGDAPLERDFQSWQWSRAATRTGTVISYDTVARAGTDTSLALHVDPTGRLEQIAPLTEAPLRKTLWRVGRSARADADAPVRVVNTLEDAPFYARSHLAARLHGEDVAMMHESLSLDRFQMPIVQAMLPFRMPRR, via the coding sequence GTGTTCTCGCCCTACTACGCGTGGGCAAGGCGGCGCGGCCCGGCGGATCCTGACAATCACTGCGCGCTCAACGTCGCGCTGTATGGCGCGCGCGCGCGGCGCTGGTCGATGACCGAGCGCGGCCGCCGCGCGATCGCGCGCGACGAATCGCGCCTTGCGATCGGGCCGAGCCGGCTGGCCTGGAACGGCCGCGAGCTCGCAATCGACATCAACGAGGTCACGGTGCCCTGGCCGCTGCCGCTGCGCGGCAAGGTGCGGGTGGTGCCGACGGCGCTGAACGAAATCGCCTTCACGCTCGATGCCGAGGGACGCCATCGCTGGCAGCCGATCGCGCCGTGCTGCCGCGTCTCGGTCGACTTCGACCACCCCGACCTGCATTGGCGCGGCGACGGCTATTTCGACCTCAATCACGGTGACGCGCCGCTGGAGCGCGACTTCCAGAGCTGGCAATGGTCGCGCGCGGCGACGCGCACCGGCACCGTGATCTCCTATGACACGGTCGCGCGCGCCGGCACTGATACGTCGCTCGCGCTGCATGTCGATCCCACAGGCCGGTTGGAACAAATCGCGCCGCTCACCGAGGCGCCGTTGCGCAAGACGCTGTGGCGCGTCGGCCGCAGCGCCCGCGCCGACGCCGACGCACCAGTGCGCGTCGTCAACACGCTGGAGGACGCCCCGTTCTACGCGCGCTCCCATCTCGCCGCCCGTCTGCACGGCGAGGATGTCGCGATGATGCATGAAAGCCTGTCGCTCGACCGTTTCCAGATGCCGATCGTGCAAGCCATGCTGCCGTTTCGCATGCCGCGGCGGTGA
- a CDS encoding alpha/beta fold hydrolase: MPIASTSQREHVVTSRAVTMPPPLAAPRFELADARVGRITCYGETPAAPVGQRPLLLIHSVNAAATAYEMKPLFEHYRTRRPVYALDLPGFGLSDRADRIYTPRLMTDAILLAVNEISRRHGDTAIDAMALSLGCEFAARAGTEAPNLFRTLALLSPTGLDRRAEAAAKTAGNKDVTRAMPWVRNILNVPLWKHGFFTLLTSRASIRFFLQKTFGRKDIDEGLLEYDYITTHQPGAENAPYSFVSGYLFSANALKLYQALAMPVWMVHGVRGDFVDYHGKHAVEGLPNWQIEVMQTGAMPHFEQLDKVIAGYDDFMTRAAGR, encoded by the coding sequence ATGCCGATCGCCTCGACCAGCCAGCGTGAGCATGTGGTCACCTCGCGCGCCGTGACGATGCCGCCGCCGCTGGCTGCGCCGCGCTTCGAGCTTGCCGACGCTCGTGTTGGCCGCATCACCTGCTATGGCGAGACACCTGCCGCACCGGTCGGGCAACGTCCGCTGCTGCTGATCCACAGCGTCAACGCCGCGGCGACGGCCTACGAGATGAAGCCGCTGTTCGAGCATTACCGCACGAGGCGTCCGGTCTATGCGCTCGATCTGCCGGGCTTCGGCCTGTCGGACCGTGCCGATCGCATCTACACGCCGCGGCTGATGACGGATGCGATCCTGCTCGCCGTGAACGAGATCAGCCGCCGCCATGGCGATACCGCGATTGACGCCATGGCGCTGTCGCTCGGCTGCGAGTTCGCGGCGCGCGCCGGCACCGAGGCGCCGAACCTGTTTCGCACCCTGGCGCTGCTCAGCCCGACCGGCCTCGATCGCCGCGCCGAGGCCGCGGCCAAGACGGCGGGCAACAAGGACGTGACGCGCGCGATGCCATGGGTGCGCAACATCCTCAACGTGCCGCTGTGGAAGCACGGCTTCTTCACGCTGCTGACCTCGCGCGCCAGCATTCGTTTCTTTTTGCAGAAGACCTTCGGCCGCAAGGACATCGACGAAGGCCTGCTCGAATACGACTACATCACCACACATCAGCCGGGCGCCGAGAATGCGCCGTATTCCTTCGTCTCCGGCTATCTGTTCAGCGCCAATGCCCTGAAGCTCTACCAGGCACTGGCGATGCCGGTATGGATGGTGCACGGCGTGCGCGGCGATTTCGTCGATTACCATGGCAAGCACGCGGTGGAAGGCCTGCCGAACTGGCAGATCGAGGTGATGCAGACCGGCGCCATGCCGCATTTCGAGCAGCTTGATAAAGTCATCGCGGGCTACGATGATTTCATGACGCGTGCGGCCGGTCGTTGA